A stretch of DNA from Juglans microcarpa x Juglans regia isolate MS1-56 chromosome 5D, Jm3101_v1.0, whole genome shotgun sequence:
ccccactccataaGACCCCCTACCTTCTTTAGAAACCCAATCCCCCCGTTCACAACCATACTTCATGTCAATCACCCCTTTCCATAAGGCTCCCCCCTCATTGTTAtaacgccacaaccatttacctaaCAAAGCCTTATTAAAATCCCTCACATTCCTAACTCCCAAGCCACCATCCCTCAAAGGAGAACATACCTTGTCCCACCCCACCAAGtggaatttaaattcatctcctATTCCACTCCATAAAAAGTTCCGTTGAATTTTCTCCATTCTAGTTGCAATGCTTACAGGAAGAGGAAATAAAGATAAGTAGTATGTGGGAAGGTTGGATAAagtacttttgataagagtgATACGCccccctttagataaatacaatCTTTTCCACCCGGCCAGCCTCCGCTCAAATTTTTCCAGCACCACCTCCCAAATTGTCTTAGCTTTGAAGGAAGCCTCCAACGGAAGTCCAAGGTACTTCATTGGCAACAAAGAAACCACACAACCTAATATGTCAGCCAACCCTCTAATATTATTTACATCACCAACCGCAACCATCTCCGTCTTAGCAAGATTAATCTTCAACCCGGATACCGCTTCGAAACAAAGTAGAATGGCCTTCAAAGATTGAATATACCCTACATTTGCCTCACAAAATAGCAaggtgtcatctgcaaacaaaaggTGAGAAATAATGGTAGAGCCGTGGATATCTCCTACTGAGAAGCCAGAGAAAAAACCTCCCTCTACTACAGCCGACACCATTCTACTTAGCGCCTCCATAACTAGAACAAACAAGAGGGGTGACAATGGATCACCTTGACATAGTCCTCACGAACTATGAAAAACCCCACGGGGTCCCCATTTACCAAGACTGAGAAGCAAGCCGTTGACACACAATGCCTCATCCATTTCCTCCATCTtttcccaaaaccacatctccccaACATATAAATcaggaaatcccaattaacatgatcacaggccttttccatatctaatttgcacATAATACCTGGAACTCCCAACTTGATCCTAAtgtccaaacattcattagctaTAAGGACCGAGTCCAAAATTTGTCTCCCTTTCATAAAGGCATTTTGTGACTTAGAAATGATCTTCGTCATGACCGAACTCATCCTATTAGCAAGGACTTTTGAAAGTATCTTATAGACACTACCCACAAGACTAATCGGCCTATAATCTTGTACCTCTATTGCACCAACCTTCTTAGAAACtagagcaataaaagtagcatttaagcttttctcaaatttaccATAAGTGAAGAATTCCTGAAAAACCAACATTACATCCTCCTtcaccacttcccaacaagaTTGGAAAAAAGCCATAGTGAAACCATCCAGACCTGGAGCtttatctttattcattttcttgattaCTTGTtgtacctcttcctcttcaaaaggTCTTTTCAACCAGGCCAAACTATTTTGATCAATGACCTCAAAGGCTAAACCATCTACAATAGGCCTCCAGGTCTGAGGTTCTGACAACAGATGTTCGAAATGGCCAGCCACATGCTCCTTTATCACAACCTGATCTGAGGATGCACCACCATCTATGTTCAGGGACTCAATGGAATCGAACCTCCTTTGTGCATTAGCAACTcgatgaaaaaactttgtgcaTTTATCCCCCTCCCGAAGCCACAATGCCCTTGACTTTTGCCTCCACGAGATCTCCTCCATTAGAGTTAGACGTTCAAGTTCAGAAACTACTTAATCTTTCGGTAGTTCTCATCTCATACACCCTCCAAGCTTTGTAATTCTTGAAATAAGCTCTTCTTCTGTATAGTTACATCACCAAATACCTGTTCATTCCATGTCTTCAAATCCTTATTCCAACTTTCCAGCCAATACAATGCTCGGATTACCCTCAAAGCAGTATGAATTCCACCATAGTCTAATCAAATCCACAAACCCCTCcgtttttaaccacatattctcaaacttgaacGGCCTTCTACCCCCttgaatgccaccacaatctAACAAGGCAAGGAAATGATCCGAACATATCCTCGGGAGCCTTTTCTGGCTTAAGTCAGGATATTGTAGCTCCCACGAGGGAGAAATGAGGAATTTGTCTAGTCTTGACCAAGCTTGATAATTAGACCAAGTATAATCACTTCCCATTAGAGGTATATCCATCAAATCTAACTCTAAAATGAAGTCCGAGAAATCCACCATAGCTTAATTTTGTCTTCCCCCCTGCTCCGGCAATCATCTTCATTATCAATGCTCCAAGAATCATCAAACTTGCTTCGGCAACAAACACAAAGGATCTAGATGCCCTAATACTTGAAGGAACCCATTTAGCAACATATTCCTTAACGGGCTGGCTCAAGCCATTTGAAATAATGGCCTgcttgcaaaaaataaaaaatacaaaacagcTAATTCACATAGGCGTAGTAATGCCATTGAGATGCTTTATTCTGATAATAATGTGCTTTCATCCCCTTCCGAGATTCAAGATCATATTGTGCAGTTTTATGAAGTTCTACTAACCGAGACGGCTGATTGGAGACCTAATCTTGATGATTTGGTTTTTGATTCATTGGATTCTTTGTCTGCAAGTTGGTTGGAGAGACCGTTTGAGGAGAATGAGGTTTATCAGGTGGTTTGTGGAATGGTCAAAGATAAAGCCCCTGGTCTGGATGGTTTTTCCATGGGTTTTTCTCAAGTTCGTTGGGATGTGTTGTGGGTTTTCCGGATATTCGCTCCAATAGCCTAGTAAGTGGGGTTTATAAGATAATTTCTAAGGTGCTTGCCAATCGCACAAGTACAGtgatggaaaaaattatttctaaaccccaaaatgcttttgttcgAGGTAGGCAAATACTTGATTCTGTGTtgattgctaatgaatgtttagATAACCGAATGAGGGAGGGTGCACCGGGTGTCATTTGTAAGCTGGATATGGAGAAGacgtatgatcatgtgaattgggattttcttttctatatgcttgggagatgtggttttggggagaggtggtgtGCGTGGATTAGACATTGCGTCTCTACTGCTTGATTTTTAGTGTTAGTTAATGGAAAATCCTTGTGGTTTTTTCCATAGCTCTCGTTGATTGAGATGGGGGGATTCATTATCACCTCTCCTCTTAGTCATTATCATGGAAGCTTTGAGTCGAATGAGTGGAGGTTGCTGTAAGGGGggttttctttttggatttaCGGTGGGAAATGTTAACAACGGCTTTATCAcactttctcatcttctttttgcagatgatactattattttttgtgatgttgATCGTGAACAGATTCAAGCCTTGAGGGCAATTTtactatgttttgaagctgtatCAGGCCTTAAGGTAAATTTGGGGTGTAAAGTTGCTGCTctacatattaaatatcttGGCCTTCCACTGGGGGCATCTTTCAAGGATAagtctatttgggatggggtagttgagaagattgagaaaaggtTGGCGGGTTGGAGGAGGTTATACTCATCAAAAGGGGGTAGAATcactcttatcaaaagtactctTTCGAATCTCCCAACTTATTACCTTTCTTTATTTCCTATGCCTGCAGAGGTGggaaattgaattgaaaaagtatTTCGCATATTTTTGTGGGCAGGAATGGGTGAGGAGACTAAAATACATCTTGTTAGTTGAAATAGAGTTTGTTCTCTCCTATTTCAAATGGTGGTTTGGGGTTCtgaaatttgagtatttttaacAAGGCCTTTttggggaaatggttgtggaggtatcaatTGGAATGGAAGTCGTGTGGAGGGAGATTATAGATCGGAAATatggattgaatttttttttttttttggggggggggggggggggggggggggggttctaaGGAGGTTAGGGGTCTTATGGTGTGAgtctttggaaatttattagaaaggggcGGGAGAAATTTGTTAAACATACGAACTTTGTTGTTGGTGAGGATTTAAGGATCCGTTTTTGGTTTGATGCTTGGTGTGTTGATCGGGCTCTTTTCAGTGTGTTTCTGGTTATCTTTCGTATAGCAGCCCATCGGTATGCTTCAGTTTCTGATGTGTTAGTCCATTCTAATGGAATGTTGCAGTGGGATGTTGGTTTTACTAGAGCTGTACAGGACTGGGAACTTGATGAGGTGTCTGATTTTTTCAGCTTCCTATATTCCCTGCGGGTTAGGGTAGTGAGAGGGATAAATTGACATGGAAGCATACAGGTAGTAAAAAGTTCTCGGTACAGTCTTATTACAAGGTATTGACTGTTCAGCATTGTTCTCCTTTTCCATGGAAGcgtatttggaggtctcatgtGCCTTCCAAAGTAGCGTTTTTCATATGGACAGCATAACTTGGAAACATTTTGACGATCGATAATTTAAGAAAGCGGGGTTTTGTTATTATGGAGTGGAGCTTCATGTGTAAAAAAcatggagaatctgtggatcatttacttctGCACTGTGAGGTGGCTAAGGCATTGTGGGATGGAGTGTTCAGTAGAGTTAGGCTGGTTTGGGTGATGCCGATGTAAGTAGAGGATTTGCTTGCGTGCTGGATGGGGCTTCATAGTTCTAAACAAGTGGCTACAGTGTGGTagatggttcctttgtgtctCATGTGGTATATTTGGTGGGAAAGGAATGAGCGTTGCTTTAATAATGAGCGCACTATGGAAGAAATCTGGAAATTCTCTGTATTTTCTTTATTGCAATGCTTTTCTGCTTTAGGGTTTGATGGAGCTTCAGCTCAcgattttctgttttctttttccccttcttaGAATATAACTAGgcgttttcttttgtatacttcctatatacatgggcttcgcctattgcatttgttgaataaaatttctttttacttatcaaaaaaataataataatggccTGCTTgccctttcctttttcttcctctttattGCTGGGTCGAAAACAGTATACCGGGCTTCATTCAATCTAAAATAAGGGACTGCTAGCCTTTGTCTTTTGTTCATGGGCCAGACCTAAATTCCATGAGTCAGACCATTATGTTGGCTCCTTCCCCTTTTTATTGTTGCAGACCAGATCCACTTCCAATGGGCCAATCTTTTTTAACTGACCAATGGTTTAGATTTTTGCACACGAAAATAAGCCTTTGATGAGAGAAGAACCCATTGTGAATTGGCGGGAACCTGCCCTGCTTGGTAAGCTTAGAAGCTTGTCCACTAAAGCCGAGCCCACGTCCACCTGTCCTaataaatcataacttttcactAATTATAGTCAACTGTTCGCTAAGGCTATTAAGATAACTGCTTATCTTCCTTTGATCTCCATCGCCATTTGAGATGGCATAATCACTAATTTCAGCAAAAAGAAAGCAACGAGTATGTCTGCTGCCTTGGGTTCTGTTTGCATGCATTATTcttatgctttgaagcagttTCGGGGGGTTGAAGATTAATCTCACTAAATCTAAGACTCTGAGTTGGTCCTTGTAGGTCAAGTAACTAATATAGACAGTCTTGCTAGTATTCTAGGGTGTATGATGTCTTCTTTTCCTATGAAGTATTTGGGTCTTCCTTTGGGAGACACTTTCAAGACCAAGGCTATTTGGTATGGGATTATCAAGAAGGTTGAGCATCAGCTGGCTGGTTGGaagattttgtatttattaaaatgtgGCAGGATTACCTTGACTAAGAGCACTCTTTGTAATCTACTCACATGGTAAGTGTCTTTGTCCGATTCCTAGTAGTGTGGCTACCTGTCTAGAGAAGCTACAAAACAGAACCTTGCCTGGGGTGAGTTAGAAGAAGTAAGTAATTCCACCTCATATGTTGGTCCAACTAGGTTTTCCAATCTCTGAGGGATTGGGAATACGGGACTTTCTCTTGTTTAATCAAGCGCTCTTAAAGAAGTGGATTTGGTGCTATCAGAATGACAAAGAGGCATTGTGGAGGGATGCAGTATATTCTAAATATGGATGCCAATGGGTGGATAGTGTTCTAATGAGATTCCAGGATCCCAGGGAGTAGGTTTAtggaaaaacataaaacaaagtGGGGGGCATTTTCCAAATATCTTAGATTTTGAGGTGAGATATTACTCTAGGATTAGAAACTAGCATGATTTGTGTGTGGAGACAGGGCTCTCAAGGAAGCTTTCCCAAATGTTTTTAGGGTTGGTCTTTAAGGATGCTTATGTGGCAGACCATTTGGAGATATCTAGTGGCTTCCCTTACTGGAATGTAAGTTTCATCAGAGCTGCTCATGATTGGGAAGAAGAAACTTTTGCTGCATTCTTTAATCTGTTATATGCCTTCAGGTTGAGAAGTGGAGAGGAAGGCAAGCTTCTTTCAAACCCTTCCAAGAGAGGATTGATCCATCTGTGCTTTCCTCATGATAATAACCCCTTTCTTTGGAAGACGATTTGGCTACGAGAGCTGCATTTTTGCTTGCATAGCCTATAGGAAAGATTCTCgcaacagtttttttttttttataagattttcataacagaTAACACCCAAGGAAAAGAAACATCGTTGTGATTggttggtgttgcatgtgcaagaagagTGGAGAGTATATTGATCACCTTTTACTCTATTGTGAGATTGCTAGGGATCTATGGAATGAATTCTTCAGTTGGGTGGGTTTGTCTTAGGTGCTTGGGGTTAAATGGCAGTCCACAAATTGCAGCAGTATGGAAGATAATCCCTACTTGCCTTACATGGAGTATTTGGAGGGAATGGAATGACAGGAATCTTAAAAACAGAGAATGGATGTCAGAGGAGctcaacattttctttttaaatactaTCTTCCCCTGGGGAACTGCTGTAAACTTTAATAGGCTTAACTTGCATGCTTTTCTTGCATCTTTTTTTCTACTTCTAGATGGGTGTTTCCCTTCTATACATCTTGTGTGCTAGGGTTGCACCTTTCTGGTGCTTTTCAATGGAATTTATTACTCATCAAACAAAAGATATATTAAACAAGTATCTGGTTTCATGGACTTGTGATACAAGTATATGGCATACAACAGTAAGGAAAATCAACCTGATATAGCACATGGCACAAAAAACTTGCAATTTAATCTGAAGCTTTGAATCTCTAACATCTTGGATCCACCAAGTAACATGCGCTAAAGGTAGGCATTTAAATATTGCGGCAAAATCTTTATGAATGGCAAAATGATATATCCCCCAAATAAAAATTCCAATCcccaaataaattttgttatcaTGTCATTATCAGACTAAACTGCGTATACATACTTTTCCTTTATACAAGTAAAACTGTTTGTACATACTGAAAGATGCTAGCTGGTTTTGCTGGTAAAAGTTCTTGGTGGAGTTTTAACTCAGGACTAAGATTTTAGTTTAAATGTAAAATGAAGAGGGTCATTATCAGTACATGACAACAATGCAGAAACACGAGCCGTATTTgcttgaatgatttttcaaagatgGTAGCATAAGTTATAGTATTTATGGATAAATCACATGTATATCCTTACCTGTATAAGATGCCATGTGCAATGCCAAGCAGATCTTGAAAACACCGGAGCCATGCCTTCAACAAATCTACAAGTAAATACAGGcaatcaaaataaaatcttacttataaaaaagtcaaaataaaattactccCCTATTAAATTGAACAGAAGATAACCATAAGTTGgatcaatattattaaaagaggTTTACCCAAAAATAGGTTAGCTCAAAAGATTAAAACTGCTCTTTCTTGATATTTTTGGGAGATGAACTTTAACTATTTAAGtagttaaaacttaaaagacattaccaaaaatttattcatttcaaaagaCCTGGGAACTACAAAGATGAGATTGACATGGCAGAATACTTCTGTTAAACAACATTAAGGAAATGAGGTTTCAGGGGATGTCATTTGGCACTCTATATTCTCCTAACTTTCAAGGGATCTGGAAAAGCGAATAGCAGAGCACTGTATCTCTCAACTCAAAACACGAACAACGTGCCTGTACATATTCTTCTTAAATTCAAAGTCAGAGAAGCCAAAAACAAAAGtgcccccccaccccccccccccccccccccccccccccccccccccccaacaacaAACCCCCTCACACGCGCCTGTCACCCCCtctatctttattttcttatatggATAGTACATTGAGAGTAACATATTGACAACAATGACACTGGTCTCAGTCATCATGCAGATGTTGGGTGTGTTTGTCAACACTGAGAACCTTACATGTAGGAACCGCTGGTCTGTTGCAAAAACCTTGATACTGTCTTCATAGCCTCTAATTTTTCATGCAATAGAGCAATCATAAATTAGGTTTTATGGGTTAAGGAGTTCAGATCTGAACAGGTCCTATTCGTTTAACAAGTAGTcaaatcaattaattatttcatttcgtTTACAGCCCAATTTTATGGAACTTTATAGGTATACTTATGTAACCGTTCATTCTTCTTTGGTTACGGaaaggaaaagtgaaagaaaactCAAAAGGTTCCAGATAagcaaatcaaagaaaagataaTGTCCAATTCCAAGTGAACGGTATGATAACTTACCCAGTGCATGGTGGCCCCTCACTGGAATCTGAACACTTCACGCTACCTCTGCGGTCATAGACTCTCCTGTACAGAGAGGAGAATTCTATATATAAGCAATACAGATTTATTCCCACAGATGGTTCTCATAAGACCACATCATTATTCACCTATGAAACTTCTTCGTTCTAGCACGAATAGTAATTCTATGATGTATATCAGTTGAATTTGGGTCCAAAGCTGGTTGAGATATCTCAAGTCCTTCTGATTTCACAATATCCAGGTACCTGgaaaaacaaaatctgaaattaacTTGTTCTCTATGGAGAGAATATGAGCCTCCCAATAAGTAATAGATAAAGCCCCAAGACCACGATACGAAACCATGATTGCACAAATAACCCCCCCTGCCACTATCCAAATACTGACCAACATCCTGAAACAAATAAACTGTCCCAATATACTGTTCAAGGTTGAATGGTTTCAGGAGTAGCTGCACTGAGCAAGACAGTTGATTTCCTTCCTAGGAGTCTACAGAGTTAAAGAAAATGAGCTGGACAGCGATTGAAACaggatttaaaatatatatatatatatatatcacaggTAACATAAATATGACAAGAAATTGGAAGTTAATAGATCAAAATATAGCCAAGACAATACTGAGCAATTACTTTAACTATATAAATCCATCTGATCAACTACTGTTGCAAATAGTCAAGATACAGGAACAATGTGATCCAGATTTCCCAAACTCTTCTAATTTTCATGGAAAGAACTAGAAAGCTCTATACCACCAAGATCTTTACTTCAGTCTTGAAGAATTTGTATTAAGGTCCAGAACTAACATGACTATAACCTTGACACTCAACAGAATTACAAATATCACAGTCAAAAGATCTCCCAAGAGCATGTCAAGTGTACCTTCCTGGGTTAAAATGCTCAACACCTAAATCTTCATcccaaataaatatgtaatcaTAAATGGACACCACATCTGGATGTAGAAAGCGCTTTGCAAACCACCTGAGAAGAGGACAAATAAGAAAAACCAACAAATACAGCATGAATAAGGTTAACATGTATTTGTGCAACAGTGAGGGTAGGATTTGCAGTTTAAAAACTTCATGAAGGAACCGAATTCATTTCATACCATATGACGATTTAAGTCATAGTCTGACCCCCAGAACTTAGACACCCATTAACTAAGGTATGGAATAAagaatataatttgaaaaaattaaaaacaaaaccaatTTGGTTGCCTAATGCCTTTTTTTCAGAGCTGACCCCAGATTTGGAGACTGAGGGTGGCATTATGTAGAAAGACAACAGTACAAAACCTTTTGTTAAACTCCTGCATTACTCCCATAACCTAAGAGGCTCATTGTTTCAAGTCCCAGGtactataattttaaaaaaatattaagctcATCAGAAGATATACAATTAAATTCATATGCTACGAAAGCACCTCCAACAAAACATATCAATCCCCAACTATCACCATCAATCTACCCTATACGTTAAAATTCCaagtacctataaaaaaaactccaattACTGGTGGTTAATCTTACCACTTTGTTTGGTTCTGAGCAACTATGTGTATGGCCTTGTTACTCCAGTCAAGATCCCACCACCCATCCATATTGCCATCGTAATGGAATAGAATAATTGTAAAATTCTCTGGAAGAAACTGAATTCAATGAAATTAGATAAATGTATtaccaataagaaaaaaagtattaaaaagaaaaaatgtattaccaataagaaaaaatgtattaaaaagaaaaaagaaaaaatgtattacCTTTTGCACAACAACATCCACATTATGCTTTTGCTTAATACCAACTGGCATTGCCAGCAAATTATGATTGCTAAAACCATTGACCTGTAATTCAGTAGCCACCACATGTCACAAGAAATAATGATACAATTCTTTACATAACAAAAATCCTGCAACAGAAAGTTTCGAAAGGCCAAGTCTaccaacatttttaaaaatcatcgAACAGTTTTTCACGGCCAGAAAAGTAAGAGCAAGTTTTAAAGATAAGTTTAGAAACCAAATACTATAGAATCAGAATCTAACCTTTGACCGTGAACTACTTCTTGACCATAAAGGCCTTAGCTCCAAATCTGAACTGGCTTGTATTATACCATGAGGCAAACCATGCAAATATCTAGATTCCAAATGATACTCCTATTAAGAGAATATAGAATCCTTAGACTGATAATGAAGATATAGAACATACATATTCCACATGAATCATCCAAACCATGTGACTGAATCAGCCTGAGTTTCAATAATTTATAAGCCATAGATTAAATGGAGTTAACAACAACTACCACTCTACAAGGTAGCTATTTACAAGGTTTATGAGCAAATAAAGCGAAGCAATGACGTGCTAACCTTGACAAGATAAATGGAGACTACAGTACTTACCTTTACGGTGTTGAAGCGATGCAATTCTCCATCCATCTGGTAATGGGAAAAATTaccacaacaataataaaaggTTAGCTAAAGAAACATAAGAGTAAAAAGAGCTGGACACACATCAAATATAAGTATAAGCTGTGTATAAAGCCTTGAGGTGATTCACTGAGAAGATATTACAGATGGCAAACTAGCAACTGAAGATATCTAAACACTACCATGAATTGAAAACTGGAGATTCTGGACTGACTAATCGTGAACCCAAATGAATAACTACAtaagtttgatttatttatgttcCTCAGAACCATTAAGCATTCTTCTAATCAACCAACACATTGCAGGAATGTCATTATGGAAATTCCTGAGGTGGAAAAGTATCAAACAagttgaatttgaatttgagcAGAAGGACAGCAAAAAGACATTCTGTTTACCGGATTGGTCCTCTTAAAAGATGACAAACAAGATTTGAAGAATTGATAGGGTGATTGTACCTCTGTCTGCCGATGCTGATAATTTGTGATCCTATACACAAAGAAGAATGCAACTGTACACACGACTCCCATAAACGGAAGCTGTCTCATCTTTAATCCACATTTTCCCTACACCAGCATCATATAATTTAAGCTCTAAAAATATCAATTCTAGAATATGATACAGGTACTATGTTAATATCTCCGAAACTATTATCAACTATAATTATAAGGTgtgaacagagagagagagagagagaccatacCCCATCAGAAAAGACATTCCGTTTCCTCATCAGCCATCTCCATGATTTTAATGGTTTCATAGACTACGAAGGCCTCTATTTAGTTCTCATAACAGACTGTAATCAAAACCTATAGAGCAGAGACTAATATCAGAAGTGAtcataataaacaataattaccCAAGTAAATTCCCATATTTCACATGTATCAAAAAGTATTTCTGgttaataacaaaaaacaaGAACTTATGTTCAAAATATTACGTCTCTAGCTTAGGTTCTCTCAGAAGCCACACGCGACCCTGCAAACTCTACCGTAACAGGAAAACAAAAACTTGTCGAATTATTCCTCACATGTTAACCTCTTATATTATACATGCGTAAAATgaatgtgtgtgtgcgcgcgagCGCACATGTGAATGTAGATGAGAGCTTCTCTGTTAATCTGACAACTGAAAAATGCATAACCTACGCAGAACCCTCTAAAGGATAACAGAGATACGCTTGAGACATCGCACCCGCAATCCAAATCAAAGCTTCACGATTGCATCGACTATCCAACGAAACCAAAAGAAGGTAACTACAAAGAATCCACTTCAAAACATTCCCGATACAAATATCATCCAAGAAAACCAATCCGGCATACAAAATGACGTATAGCCCCCCTGGATCAGGATTTTTCAGCAATTTCTTCACCGGAAAAATGCAAAATACATCAAACATGGAGAAAATCACCCTGGAAAATGGAGTTCTGCCTTACTACCAGAGACAGTAGAAAAAAAGGAGTTTTTGACCATTTCCATTAGATCTAATGAGTGACACTTTTCTTGATCCTGATTTATTACACAGAAAAAACAAGTTTAATATAGAAACTAACCCTCGAAATAATGGTATGCTAATAAGAATGCTTAGCATGTAGATTGAATGCTTAGCATTTTAACCCCTCCAAATATCACACACTTTTttaccaaaaaaggaaaattaaatcTCATAACTAGGACCTTGCTCTGGTTCTCGTTCCTTTACAAAAACACAGATTGAAAATGACTCGGACAAACCTTGAATTCCAGACGAGCGATCATGAGCTGAATCACCAACaccccgagagagagagagagactcgaCAGACGAAGGAAACGGAGAGTAAAACGCCGCGTTTTAAGGTGGGGAGGTAAAGGGGAGGGAGTTCTGCATGTGACGATTGTCCATTTTGGCTTCGAGTGTAACAGTGCAACGTCATCTGTTTCACACACAACCACACGCGCTAAGTGCCGTGCATGTTTGTAGCTGTTCTGtgtagaaaaaacaaaacaaaatgggtCAAAA
This window harbors:
- the LOC121264575 gene encoding uncharacterized protein LOC121264575, with product MKPLKSWRWLMRKRNVFSDGGKCGLKMRQLPFMGVVCTVAFFFVYRITNYQHRQTEMDGELHRFNTVKEYHLESRYLHGLPHGIIQASSDLELRPLWSRSSSRSKVNGFSNHNLLAMPVGIKQKHNVDVVVQKFLPENFTIILFHYDGNMDGWWDLDWSNKAIHIVAQNQTKWWFAKRFLHPDVVSIYDYIFIWDEDLGVEHFNPGRYLDIVKSEGLEISQPALDPNSTDIHHRITIRARTKKFHRRVYDRRGSVKCSDSSEGPPCTGFVEGMAPVFSRSAWHCTWHLIQNDLVHGWGMDMKLGYCAQGDRTRNVGIIDSEYIVHKGIQTLGGSGLPAKKVSNPEDLAKKHGASAFDVRTEIRRQSTWELQTFKERWNQAVEEDKNWVDPFKRGKTYRKRKQQNRFV